GGAGCCAACTTCAGTATACATTTGGGTTAAACAATAATCTTATTTTATAAATAAAATTAAACGTAAGGGTAGGCAATTTGTCTGCCCTTATTTTTTGTCTCAACTAATTTTCAATTGAAATATTAAAAGTCACACACCCAAACTACTCACACTCAATAACAATGTATAAAAACACAATTCGTCAAGTACTTTTTTATCAATACAACTGTATAAAAACATTGTATTAAAGTATCCCTAACATATTCTAACGCTACATTTCTTGTCTATTTTTCAACTTATATTTGACCTTAACCTTATTTTAATGAAAGCCATTTTCTCATTCGATATAAGAAAGAAAGTACTTTCAAGCTAAATAACTACAATCAAAAAGATGGATACAAACAAGCTTTTAGCTTACGAGAGTCGTAAAGCTAACCCTACTACAATCTGGTTACTATTTTTATTCTTAGGCTGGTCGTATGGCTCTCTAGACAAAATGGGAAAACAAATCTTTTACTACCTTACTTTAGGTGGACTAGGTTTTTGGGCTCTTATCCGATTGTTCACACTTCATGGTTCTATCAAAGAGTATAATAGAGGAGTTGCTGAGCAAGTCGGGTTGAATGAAGAAGAAATGTTTACCCTCAACCTTATTTAGTACTCTGATAATTCACTATCAAATCACTATAGGCTATTCTATTAAATTAGAGTAGCCTTTTTCTTTTTATCTCGTATACAACAATATATTTTTACTCTAAATAATTTTTCAACTAATGAAAAGTAATACCTACAAACCTCGCTTTAAGCCGTTTTACTTCACATTTTGCCTATTTATTTTGTTATTCTCTGTAACCGTGAGTGTTCGAGTTGTTCGTGTATTTTTCTCTGAACTTAAAGAGTTAGATACTACAATAATTTTAGGTAGCAGTCTTATTCTTTTTGTTCTTCTAGCACTTTCCCTAATTTCTTTTCACTTCATAATAAATTCCATAAAAACTATAAAGTTCAGTGATCAAGGTATTTATTATAGAGACTTTCTAAAGAACAAATCAGAGAAAATAAAATGGAAATATATTAAAGGTTATAGTACAGGGGAAGTAAGTGGGAATATCTCATACGAGTTTCTTATAATACAGATGCATAATTCTAGTTTAGAAATAGAATTGAATAGTCTCAATTATTGGAAATTCTCTGAAATTGAACCTTATCTCAAGTCTAAAACTAAATTCTTAGGTACCGTTTCTTGTAAACAAAATATTTTAGGACAAAATATCTACACATACCATACTAAAAATCAATTCAAAAATACGAAGTCAAAGCACAAGATTTTGAGAGCAAAATGAAAAAAGAATAGGCTATTTCGGAAAAAATGAATCGTTTGATTACGATTCCCACAAACACTCTAGAAACTCATTTTCAACCAAATACAACCCCATTAAATTATCCCCTTTGTTTATCCGTTCATCTTCTACCTACTTTTTAGATTTTGATCGTTCCCAAAATTCTCTCAATATAAAGTAGTAAATCAATAAGGTTATTGCTCCTAAAACCGAAGCATAGATATCATAAACATCCGTCACCTTTGAGGCTAAAAACTGAGGGTATTTTTCTTCATAAATCAAAAATGCGGATATCATTATTGCACTGAAAATCATCAATACATGCCCCTTTAACTTTTCTAACCTAAAGGCAAAAACAACGACAAGTGCACCTCCAATAATAGCTCCTAAAAAATTGGGTAAAGCGCCCAAGACTACAGTAAAAAATGATTCTTCTCCGAATTGAGGTCTGAGCCATTCTTTATTCAAAACAAACAATAAACCTAAAAAAATAATTACCAACACATGAAAACCAGCCAAATATGTTTTTTCAAACTTTGACTCCTTGAAAATTGAATTCTTTTCCATTATTTAGACCAAAAAACTAATCAATAGCTAAACATTGATTTCAACTTAAAAAGAAAAAGCTACCTCATTTTCATGAAGTAGCCTATATTTTATCTCGAAAACTATTTTTCTTAGCAGTACTCTGCAAAAACAGCTTTTAAGTGCTCACCGATCATCTCAGCAGAACGACCTTCGATATGGTGTCTTTCTACGAAATGTACCAACTCACCGTCTTTGAACAATGCAATTGATGGAGACGATGGAGGGTAAGGTAACATATATTCTCTTGCTTTTTGTACAGCCTCACGGTCAACACCTGCAAATACAGTTGCCAATGTTTCAGGTTTCTTTTCAGAGTTAGCTACTGCATGACGTACACCCGGACGAGCTGTACCTGCCGCACAACCACATACTGAGTTGACAACCATCAATACTGTTCCCTCTTGTTTCCCTAGGATTTCATCTACTTGAGCTTCTGTAGTTACGTCTAAAAATCCGTCTGCTACTAGCTCCTCCTTCATAGGAGTTGTTAAATGTTCTGGATACATTCTATCTATTATTTATAAAGTAAATACTAATTAAAATTCGCAGTAACATACTGCATCTTTTTAAACTCATAATTCAAGCTTTTGTTAGCTCAAATCTTATAAAAATCCGAGTTCAAGTTTTGCTGCCTCAGACATCATATCTTGATGGTAAGGAGGCTCGAAAGTAAGATCAAGTGTTACCTCTCCTACTCCTGGGATCGCCTCAATTGCAGCTTTTGTTTCACTTGGAAGTGCTTCAGCTGAAGGACAGTTAGGAGACGTCAATGTCATTTGTACAAAAACATTGTCATTTGGTGGATAAACAGTAATCTCATAGATGAGTCCTAGCTCGTAGATATCCACTGGAATCTCTGGATCAAATACGGTTTTAATCGCAGTGATCACACGATCGCGCATGCTGATTTCTTCGCTCATTTTATATAAAGTAGCTTAAGTTCTTGATTAATTTTTTACTGTGCTATAAGCAATGGCAAACAATTTCATTTGTTTGATCATAGCCGCAAATCCGTTTGAACGTTGCGAACCAATCACACTGCTCATACCTATTTTCTCAATGAAATATAAATCTGCATTCAAGATTTCTTGAGGTGTTCTTTCAGACAATACACGAATCAGTAGGCTGATTAGTCCTTTTGTTATATCCGTATTACTATCTGCTTTATAGATCACTTTCCCATCTACAAGCTCAGTAGTCAACCATACTTTAGATTGGCATCCTTTAATCAGATTTTCATCTTTGTAATGCTCTTCTTCCAAAGCTGGTAACTGTTGCCCAAGCTCCATGATATAGAAAATAATACTCTCTCTATCTTCTCCTAAAAATGAGAAGTCCTCAATAATCGCGTCTTGAATCTGATTTATTTCCATTTGTTATTTTCTCTTCGAATGCTCTCTTTATCTGTTGAAAAAGTGAAATTGTAATTCACTTTCCGTATTCAAAAGTAGAACTTTTTTGTAAAAGTTCTGTTGGCTAAGCTTCATTTAAATTGGTTAACCAAACATTTTCACAATGCGCTCCAATCCTTCTACCAAACGGTCAATTTCTGCTTCGGTATTGTAGAAAGACATAGAGATACGAGCTGTACCTTCTATCCCAAATCTTTTCATCAATGGCTGAGCACAATGGTGTCCCGTACGGATAGCAATACCTCTTGCATCTAGCATCATTCCCAAATCATAAGGGTGAATGGTCTCTGATGTTAGAGAAATCACACTTACTTTTTCTGGAGCTGTACCCAAGATGTTTAGACCATCAATCTTTTCGATTTTGTCTGTAGCGTAGTTCAACAACTCTGTTTCGTAAGCCGCAATTTTGTCTTTACCAATTGCATCTACATATTCCAATGCCAAACGCATCGCGATGGTATCTGCAATGTTTGGTGTTCCTGGCTCAAAACGGAATGGTACATCATTGTAAGTTGTTTTCTCGAAAGTCACTTCCTTGATCATTTCGCCACCCCCCATAAATGGAGGCAATTGTTCAAGCAATTCTTTCTTTCCGAACAATGCGCCAAAACCAGTCGGCCCATAAAGTTTATGCCCAGAAAGTGCATAGAAATCACAATCCAATTCTTGTACATCTACAGGAAGATGAGAACTTGACTGTGCTCCGTCTATCATGACTTTCGCACCAACGGCATGTGCTTTCTTGATAATTTCTCGAACAGGATTGATTGTCCCTAAAGCATTAGATGCATAAACAACCGATACAAGTTTTGTTTTTTCTGAAAGTAATTCATCATAAACGCTCATATCTAATGCTCCATTGTCAAGAACAGGAATAACTTTTAGTGTTGCTCCTTTCTCTTCACAAAGCATTTGCCAAGGCACAATATTCGCGTGATGCTCTATAGCTGAAATGATGATTTCATCACCTTCTTTTACGAACTTCTTTCCAAAAGTCTGAGCGACTAAGTTGATACTTTCAGTTGTTCCTTTTGTGAAAACAATCTCTGCATCTTCTTTTGCATTCAGAAACTTCTGAAGGGCTGTACGAGTATCTTCAAAATGACGAGTTGCTTTATCAGCCATAAAGTGTGCTCCACGGTGAACATTGGAATTGTAACCACGGTAATAACCGTCTAGAGCTTCTATTACTGAAATTGGTTTTTGAGTCGTAGCAGCATTATCAAAATATGCTAAAGGATGACCGTTGACTTCTTGATGAAGGATGGGGAAATCCTTACGAATTTTATCTATATCTAACATTTGATCTCTAGCCTATATTTAGAATCTTTCTATATATAATGACAAAAATAGAAAAAGGTTTTCGGATTATCCTTTCTCATGCTTAAAACCTGTCCTTGAGTCTTTTGTTTTTTTGACTTTTATAAATATTCACTTGTCTTTTTTGGTTATAAAAGTAAATCTGAGTAGAATCAAGCACTCATCTAAACTTTAATACTTGACAAATACGATTATGTCACATACACATCACCACCACGGACATCATCATCACATCCCGAGCGGAAAAAAGCTACTCGGAGTTATTGTATTAAACATACTGATTACAGTCTCTCAGCTTATTGGAGCTATATTCAGTGGAAGTTTGGCTTTGTTATCAGATGCGATGCACAACTTCAGTGACGTAGCAGCCTTAGTCATTAGCTACATCGCAAACCGACTTTCGAGGAAAAACTATACGGCATCAAAATCATATGGATATAAAAGAGCTGAAATTGTTGCTGCTCTTATCAACACGACTGCTCTGATAGGAATCGGAATCTATATCTTAGTAGAAGCTATTGGAAGATTAATTAGCACTCACACAGAAGAAGTACATGGAATGACAGTAGTATGGCTTGCTACATTTAGTATTGCAGCCAATGGACTAAGTGTTATTCTGCTTTCTCAAGATGCTAAACACAATATGAATATGCGTTCGGCATATTTACATTTACTGACCGATACACTTTCTTCTGTGGCTGTACTGGCTGGTGGTCTGATGACCTATTATTATCAGATTTACTGGGTTGATAGTGTTCTTTCAATCATGATTGCAGTTCTCCTTATTTATTCAAGCTGGGGACTGATGACTGAAACTATCCATGTAATCATGCAATTTGCTCCTTCTAATATTGATTTGGTAGAGCTAGAAAAGAGGATTGAAAAAATACCTGGTATAAAAGACATGCATCATGCTCATATCTGGCAATTGAACGACCAAGAAATTCATTTCCAAGCACACATTGATTTGGTTGAGGATTTGAAAACTTCAGAGAACTGTAAACTAATGAATGAGGTCGAGATGATTTTACACAATGAATTCGGCATAGATCATATCATCTTACAGGCAGAATATGGCACTACAGATGATAAAAAGCTGATTGTGCAAGATCATATTTAGTTTTACTACTTCACATTATCATTCCAGTTCAATTATGATTAGAAATGGTAATGTGAAGCATATAACAAAGAGTACATTAACCAATGAAAACCCACTATTCATATTGCTTAAAAGTCTCTATTTTTTGTTAAAATAAATATAGGACAATTTTAAACTTACTAATATTCAACATCTTAAAGCTATAAAATCACTGATTCCCTCTATATCATACCCATTTTCAGTGATCATTTTTAAACAACAGATCTATACCTTTACTCATATCGCATTTATAATCATATAGTTTCAATACTGTATCACTTTCACGAAGGTGTTAACATCTCTTTTTACTCAAATCATTTTACCAATTCATAAACAGAATTGAATTAAGAGGTTACACCTATCCAAAAACTAAAATCAATTATTTACATGACGCTTTAATGCATTTCATATGCACCTCTCTCAAAAGCGTTCAAAAACACTTTAAAGATGAAACTAAAATCTTTGCTTTCATTAGCACTAGTATCATTACTTTTTTTTACAAGTTGTACTAAAGACGAATCAATTTCACTTCAACCAGATGCTAAAGGTTCTAACCAAAGAACCGCAAACGGAGGAAACAATGCATTAGGAATGTGGCTATGGTACCTTGAAGGTACAGGCTACAGTACACATGATGCACTAGCAGACAAACTAGCTACAGTAGGCGTAAATAGAATTTATGTAAAAGTCGGAGATGGTACTAGCCAATGGGATGAGGCTAGTAACACTGCACTTGTGAATGCCTATCGCCAGAAAGGAATTGAGGTTTGGGCTTGGGCCTATAACTACCCAGGTAATGTTCAGACTCAAGCTGACATTCTTTATCAAGCAGCACAAACAGGTTATGAAGGTTTCGTTACTGACATTGAAGTAGAATTTGATGGAAAAACAACAGAGCTACACAGTATCTTCGGTGCATTCAGAACAGCAATCAACGATGCAATCAGTGCAGGACACACAACTTCTGACTTTAAGCTGTATTGTACCTCATGGGGTAACCCTGTAGATCATGGTATGCGTGTAGATATCATTGATCAATACGTTGATGCTCACATGCCACAAACTTATTTGGAAGTATGGGGTAGCAGCTATATGGCAGATCCTACTTATTGGGTTAACTATGGAACTAACGAATACCGTAATGAAGGTTGTGTGAAGCCTATTCACCATATTGTAAGTGCTGAATATGATGTAATCACATCTTCTCAGATCAACACTTTTATTGCCGCTGCTGGCGCAGAAACTTCAGTTTGGAGAATCCCAGGTGAAGGAACACCTCTTTCTATCTGGAATACATTGGAGCTTGTAAACTGGCAAGCAGACCTTGGATATGAGTCTTCCAACCCAACCCCACCATCTGACATTACAGATATTATAGGACATTGGGCGGAAACAGAAATTAATTATATGGTAGCAAATGGTTACATGTCAGGATATGGAGATGGAACTTTCAAACCTAATAATACCCTTACAAGAGCTGAATTTGCGGCAATGCTTGTTTCTACACTTTCTCCAGAGGTAAAACCAGAATATGCTAGCCGTAACTTCAGTGATATTAGTGGACACTGGGCTGAAGATAAAATACTTCAAGCTGCTAGAGCTGGATATTTAGCTGGAAATAGCGATGGCACCTTCAACCCGAATACAAATATTACTAGAACTGAAGTTCTAGCTGTATTGGCAAGTCACCCTAGTGGTATTACAGGTTGTCTTGGAATGCTAAATTCATACACCGATAAAGACAATATTGCTTCTTGGGCAGAACAAGCTATTGCAAATGCAACTGCAAGAGGTCTTGTTGCTAATTACCCTACCAAAACAACTCTTTATCCTAATGAAAATGCATACCGTTGTGAAGCTGTTGTCGGATTATACCAATTGATGGCTGCCGATGGCGTAGCACCTACATACCAAAATCAATACATAGTAGTTCCTGCTTCAGACGCTTGTGATGGTGGAGGGAGTACGGTTCCATACATCGAAGGAGTACCTTATTTCTATCAGTTGAATAACTCTATTAATCCTTACGGATCTTGTCAGAATACTGCAATAGCAATGATTCTTAAGTATTATGGCGCTAATGTAGTACCTGATGATATTTCAAATTACTACGGTACGAGTCAAGCGCAGACAGTTCCCGGATTTGAAACTGTATTCAACTCTGAAGCTGCATATTTCAATCTGAACATTCGTGATAAAGGAACGACACAAGGTAGTGTCCAACAACTACAACAGTTGCTTGCTGATGGAAAACCTACCGCTGCTCATGGTTATACAACAGACTATGGACACCTAATTGTATTCATCGGTTTTGATGGTGAATACTACTATGCACACGATCCTTATGGTTCTTGGAATGAAGTTCCTTACAGTGTGGGTGGTTATTACAACAACAGTACTATTGGAAATACAATTAAGTATCACAAAAGTGCGATAGAGGATGCCTTTGCTCCTGATGGTTATATTTGGTTACATGAAATTGTGGAAGTTACTCAATAGTATTTGAGTTATTTCTCTTAATTCATTCTAACTTAAAAACTCAGTCTTTAGACCTTTTGGGAGGTGATAGAGACTGAGTTTTTTATTTCAAGAAGTTATTTTAAAGTGAATAATCCCCAAAACCAGATATACTCTATATAGTCTGGAAATTATATCTAGTGCAAATGTTTAATAAATCCATTAGAGTGAAATTCTACCTTTACTGACTTCTTCATCTTGAATAAAAAAAGTCTTTAAGCTGCTCCTCAAATAAGCCTTCATCTTTATTTTGAAAAGAAAAATATTCCTTCTTTATATCTTAAGAACTTTCTCTTTTACCTTCTTTTCTTGTACTTATTAATTCTTCAGTACTAAGAGAACATAAAAAAATAGGTAAGACTATCCTTAGAGTTAACGAAGTGAGCGAGTGCAACATCTAAGGATTTCTCTGTGACAGCAGGAGTCTTTAGACTCCAAAATTGACTAAAAAGTCGAGTCTGAAGACTCTGGTATACATTTATGAGTTCTTAGAGTTACTCTAAGAACAGTTTTTTTACCTAAATAGACATGTTCACCTACTTTACTCCCCCTCCAACACTGTAATTTTACATCCTCCTTCCCCATAGCTATAAAAAATCAGCTATTCTTATATAAAGAATACAACGAACACATGTTTCGGTGAAACAGAACACAACAAAAAAGCATCGAACAAATGAATGTCCGATGCTTTAATATATTATCTAGTATAGCTATTACTGAATACTACCTTGAGTAATATCTACCTCCGCTTGAGGTACTGGCCAGTATTTATTAGACTCTGCCCAACCTGTTAGCTTTGTAGCCTTACCTGTACGTACCAAATCAGGGTAACGGTCATTCTCACCAGCAAGCTCCAAACGTCTTTCTAATAAGATAGCTTCCAATAAAGCGTTTCCTGTAAGGTTTTTAGCTCCTAGGCTTCTTACAGCTCTCAACTCATTCAATGCTTGAGCCGCTTCTCCATCAGCACCAGTTCTTTGAGATGCTTCAGCAAAAAGTAAAAGTACTTCTGCATAACGCATCAAACGCATATTATTACCATTGTTTCTGATTTCTTGCGAACGATCAGATGGGCTTACATACATTTTACCTTGGTAGTAACCTGTACGGTCAAATACTAACTTTGACTTACCTTCTTCAACTGCATCCTCTGCTGCTGCAATAGCATCTGCATCACCAGAAATATTTGCAGCTTCTAGAGCTGCGTACTCAGATGCCAACTCAATTTCGAAAACTCTTTCAGTTGACAACATTGTAACCTCTTTTCTGACCATATCACCTTCTGCATCATACGCTGCCGCTAAATCTGAAGATGGTTGGTTGATACCGAAACCATAAGTAATTCCTCTTGGTAGCATAAATAGCGTAGAGAAGTTACCATTGTTTGTAAATGCACTTCCTTCTTCTGATGAGTTGAAGAAAGAAATTTCGAAGATTGATTCCACTCCATGTTCTCCGTTAAAAGAGAAGATATTAGCATAATCAGAATCTAAACGGTACTCACCAGAGTCAATCACTTTTTTAGCCCAAGCTTTTGCATCAGCATAGTTACCTGCATACATATTTACTTTAGCCAAATAAGCTTGTGCAGCACCTTTACTTACACGTCCTAATTCTAGCCCTTCATTACTTTTCACCCAAAGTCCAGCCTCTGCTGCTTCAAGGTCTTCAAGAATAAAAGCATAAGCTACCTCAGGTTCTACTTGAGTCAACTCAGTATCAGGAGTCATTACCGTTCCGTCTACAACCACAATTCTTCCAAAAACTCGAACTAATTGGAAATGATACAACGCACGAAGAAAACGAGCTTCACCTAAAAGTCTTGCTTTCATTGCTGGTGAAGAGAACAAACTCTCATCCATCTTAGAGATACCATCAATAGCTTGATTTGCTTTGTTGATTCCTCTGTAGTTCAAACGCCAAGTATTAAGAATAATACCCGTATCACGTGGAGGAGTGAAAGTTTTTAATTGATCGAAACCACTGTGGTCTCCATCGCTACCACTATATACCGAGTTGTCACTCAAAGCTTCATTAAAAGCCCAGTATCCCCAACCCCAACGGTAATCTTTCAAATCTGAATAAGCTGCAGTAAGAGATGCTAATGCTTTTTCTTCACTATTGAAATAAACATCTGTTGTTTCTTCACCTGGTTTTACAACCTCTAAGAATTCATCACTACAAGATGTTGAGAATAAACTTGCTGCTCCCAAGCCTACTGCAACTATATATTTTTTAAAAAACGTATTCATATTCATTCGTTTTAAAATTCCTCAAAAAAATTACATTTTCAGTTTAAGCCCGAAAGTGAAAGTACGTGCCACTGGATAAGTACCAATGTCAAGACCACTAATACCATTTTCAGGATCAGCACCCGTATAGTCTGTCATAGTCCATAGGTTTTGTGCCGAGAAGTAAAGTTTTGCGGATTGTAACTTAGCTTTGCTCAACAAGCTTGATGGAAGGTTATAAGCAAAAGTTAAGTTTTTCAAACGTAAATACGAACCATCTTCCACATAACGGTCTGAAGTACGGAATGTGTTGTTTACATCATTACCGCTCAAACGTGGAATATCCGTATTTGTGTTTTCAGGAGTCCAAGAGTTCAACAACTCTCTATGTTTGTTTGTAGCATCGAAACGGATCAAGTGAGTTTTCATACCATTGAAAATCTTGTTTCCTTCAGAACCTTGGAAGAAAACTGCAAGCTCAAATCCTTTGTATGAAGCTGAAAGGTTAAGACCATAAGTGAAATCTGGAATTGGTGAACCCAAAAATGTTTTATCATCATCATTTACAACACCGTCACCATTTACATCTACAAATTTCTGATCACCTGGTTGCAGGCCTTCATTTGCTTCTCCTTGCTGTACAGCATAGTTATCAATTTCTTCTTGTGTTTGGAATACACCATCTGTTTTGAAACCGAAGAAGTAACCAATAGGGTATCCAACTTCGTTTCTTGAAGCATTTCCTAAATAATAACCACCTGTAGTCATTGGCTCTCCATCACCAAGAGATGTTACTTCATTTTGGTAAGTCGTAAAGTTACCAGATATGCTATAACGGAAGTCTGAACCAATTTCATCATTCCATTCAGCGCTCAATTCAAAACCTTTGTTATTTACAGAACCTACATTTGATGTTGGTCCACCTTCATAACCATAGTAGTAAGGAATTGGAACACTTAGCAACATATCATTTGTATTCTTATTGTACCATTCAGCAGTTGCTTGTAGACGTCCGTCCAAAGCAGAGATATCAACACCAATGTTAGTAGACTCTGCAGTCTCCCATTGGATAGAAGCATCTCTCATTCCACTTACATAGTACCCTTGGTAACGTTGTTCACCTGCTCCAAATAAGTAACGGTATTGGTTATCTCCATTCATTGTTACTTGGTATGGGTAACGACCTATATTGTTATTACCAATTTGTCCCCAACCAGCTCTCAAACTCAAGTTATCCAACCATTCTTTATCTGCAAGGAAACTTTCTTTTGATAGATCCCAACCTGCTGCAAAAGAAGGGAAATAACTCCACTTGTTTCCTTCTGCAAATCTAGAAGAACCATCTGCACGGAAACTCGCTGTAATTTTGTAACGATCTAAGAACTTGTAGTTGATACGTCCTAGGTAAGATTCCATTCTTAACTCTGAAGCAGAACCAGAAACATTCATACCATCTGTTGCTGCAGAAAGATACCAAAGTGCAGGATCCTCGTTAGGAATATTAGTAGCTGAAGCAGATAACCATTCATCGTCCCATGTTTCAGCTGTATGACCAACTAAAATATCAAAGTTGTGCTCACCTATTGTTTTCTTATAGTTCAAGGTGTTTCTCAATTCAAAGTAAGTGCTTTGAGAAGAACCTCTTGATACCTTGTTG
Above is a window of Sediminitomix flava DNA encoding:
- a CDS encoding iron-sulfur cluster assembly protein, with product MSEEISMRDRVITAIKTVFDPEIPVDIYELGLIYEITVYPPNDNVFVQMTLTSPNCPSAEALPSETKAAIEAIPGVGEVTLDLTFEPPYHQDMMSEAAKLELGFL
- a CDS encoding S-layer homology domain-containing protein, with the translated sequence MKLKSLLSLALVSLLFFTSCTKDESISLQPDAKGSNQRTANGGNNALGMWLWYLEGTGYSTHDALADKLATVGVNRIYVKVGDGTSQWDEASNTALVNAYRQKGIEVWAWAYNYPGNVQTQADILYQAAQTGYEGFVTDIEVEFDGKTTELHSIFGAFRTAINDAISAGHTTSDFKLYCTSWGNPVDHGMRVDIIDQYVDAHMPQTYLEVWGSSYMADPTYWVNYGTNEYRNEGCVKPIHHIVSAEYDVITSSQINTFIAAAGAETSVWRIPGEGTPLSIWNTLELVNWQADLGYESSNPTPPSDITDIIGHWAETEINYMVANGYMSGYGDGTFKPNNTLTRAEFAAMLVSTLSPEVKPEYASRNFSDISGHWAEDKILQAARAGYLAGNSDGTFNPNTNITRTEVLAVLASHPSGITGCLGMLNSYTDKDNIASWAEQAIANATARGLVANYPTKTTLYPNENAYRCEAVVGLYQLMAADGVAPTYQNQYIVVPASDACDGGGSTVPYIEGVPYFYQLNNSINPYGSCQNTAIAMILKYYGANVVPDDISNYYGTSQAQTVPGFETVFNSEAAYFNLNIRDKGTTQGSVQQLQQLLADGKPTAAHGYTTDYGHLIVFIGFDGEYYYAHDPYGSWNEVPYSVGGYYNNSTIGNTIKYHKSAIEDAFAPDGYIWLHEIVEVTQ
- a CDS encoding BrxA/BrxB family bacilliredoxin: MYPEHLTTPMKEELVADGFLDVTTEAQVDEILGKQEGTVLMVVNSVCGCAAGTARPGVRHAVANSEKKPETLATVFAGVDREAVQKAREYMLPYPPSSPSIALFKDGELVHFVERHHIEGRSAEMIGEHLKAVFAEYC
- a CDS encoding cation diffusion facilitator family transporter, with amino-acid sequence MSHTHHHHGHHHHIPSGKKLLGVIVLNILITVSQLIGAIFSGSLALLSDAMHNFSDVAALVISYIANRLSRKNYTASKSYGYKRAEIVAALINTTALIGIGIYILVEAIGRLISTHTEEVHGMTVVWLATFSIAANGLSVILLSQDAKHNMNMRSAYLHLLTDTLSSVAVLAGGLMTYYYQIYWVDSVLSIMIAVLLIYSSWGLMTETIHVIMQFAPSNIDLVELEKRIEKIPGIKDMHHAHIWQLNDQEIHFQAHIDLVEDLKTSENCKLMNEVEMILHNEFGIDHIILQAEYGTTDDKKLIVQDHI
- a CDS encoding TM2 domain-containing protein; the encoded protein is MDTNKLLAYESRKANPTTIWLLFLFLGWSYGSLDKMGKQIFYYLTLGGLGFWALIRLFTLHGSIKEYNRGVAEQVGLNEEEMFTLNLI
- a CDS encoding aminotransferase class V-fold PLP-dependent enzyme, with translation MLDIDKIRKDFPILHQEVNGHPLAYFDNAATTQKPISVIEALDGYYRGYNSNVHRGAHFMADKATRHFEDTRTALQKFLNAKEDAEIVFTKGTTESINLVAQTFGKKFVKEGDEIIISAIEHHANIVPWQMLCEEKGATLKVIPVLDNGALDMSVYDELLSEKTKLVSVVYASNALGTINPVREIIKKAHAVGAKVMIDGAQSSSHLPVDVQELDCDFYALSGHKLYGPTGFGALFGKKELLEQLPPFMGGGEMIKEVTFEKTTYNDVPFRFEPGTPNIADTIAMRLALEYVDAIGKDKIAAYETELLNYATDKIEKIDGLNILGTAPEKVSVISLTSETIHPYDLGMMLDARGIAIRTGHHCAQPLMKRFGIEGTARISMSFYNTEAEIDRLVEGLERIVKMFG
- a CDS encoding SufE family protein translates to MEINQIQDAIIEDFSFLGEDRESIIFYIMELGQQLPALEEEHYKDENLIKGCQSKVWLTTELVDGKVIYKADSNTDITKGLISLLIRVLSERTPQEILNADLYFIEKIGMSSVIGSQRSNGFAAMIKQMKLFAIAYSTVKN
- a CDS encoding RagB/SusD family nutrient uptake outer membrane protein; translation: MNTFFKKYIVAVGLGAASLFSTSCSDEFLEVVKPGEETTDVYFNSEEKALASLTAAYSDLKDYRWGWGYWAFNEALSDNSVYSGSDGDHSGFDQLKTFTPPRDTGIILNTWRLNYRGINKANQAIDGISKMDESLFSSPAMKARLLGEARFLRALYHFQLVRVFGRIVVVDGTVMTPDTELTQVEPEVAYAFILEDLEAAEAGLWVKSNEGLELGRVSKGAAQAYLAKVNMYAGNYADAKAWAKKVIDSGEYRLDSDYANIFSFNGEHGVESIFEISFFNSSEEGSAFTNNGNFSTLFMLPRGITYGFGINQPSSDLAAAYDAEGDMVRKEVTMLSTERVFEIELASEYAALEAANISGDADAIAAAEDAVEEGKSKLVFDRTGYYQGKMYVSPSDRSQEIRNNGNNMRLMRYAEVLLLFAEASQRTGADGEAAQALNELRAVRSLGAKNLTGNALLEAILLERRLELAGENDRYPDLVRTGKATKLTGWAESNKYWPVPQAEVDITQGSIQ